The following proteins are encoded in a genomic region of Mobula hypostoma chromosome 25, sMobHyp1.1, whole genome shotgun sequence:
- the ddi2 gene encoding protein DDI1 homolog 2 isoform X1: MLLTVYCVRRDLSEITFTLQVDGSLELETFRALCEMESNVPAAESQIIFAERPLTDDHLTLKAYGLKDGDVLVLRQLDRPPVQSSLPLPGVTGLPRIDFSGISVPRSLGVRNPGSGATNQHQPVPTPSTSTVSAPSMTPSHSLENNPALLRDMLLANPHELSLLKERNPPLAEALLSGDVDKFTRVLREQQLERARREQERIRLLNADPFDLEAQAKIEEDIRQQNIEENMTIAMEESPESFGQVVMLYINCKVNGNPVKAFVDSGAQMTIMSQACAERCNIMRLADRRWAGIAKGVGTQKIIGRVHLAQIQIEGDFLPCSFSLLEDQPMDMLLGLDMLKRHQCSIDLKRNVLVIGTTGTETRFLSEAELPDCARLAYGMPRDDLRPEELADQELAEALHRSAEESGNENGKTTSLESPSLPAPHHLHLPLPITRSDLSELPQPQNQLDRSLSVPASLPSQNQKKLEFSDAKSFQIPERMETEAENQKPLQSLDNLLTSLSPDSLSASSQASLGEKHIPQHKNIYCSPQNSLKHPSSDAGNEFLPKRVLTDMSSQKTGMEMYDAQEDQSERTKTQLENLNKERMDLEEPLVRKTVECSQSVQSNTDSMFDMIVDNTSTQVPSTNGSPSSNEVQQPSEIGKGIDDPDTNLQHITVPSEIDVRTDDPCSCQKKTEIGGRPLNDALIGNNEICDAGMMCCTEQQVENVASTNSNIHNQEEKALISEKELEKNCPNSCPLEVDIPVEFTNDDTEEQSEVVFDVGKKQEEIHLCTEIKMSSDQQHQTSESSQYDSHLSPVATLFELHRELVSSCQETSLQVSAKLDDHNQPVTTNQEEHFQQMEVCNECLENDALNELCLNAELIPEMEKEPELAAESETSNRDIPIHMTHDESEEILIQETKDMDGDFILVSKHLPNEMEVSPSDKLLEAQELSLHNIKYASDTAVVKSSQTSQSTETHLVTHNVGSCAEVSGASVMCEETVEATMDQPERHSLDSPAELCSSDLSNQLFPAANIERIRTSGFSQQEAVEALERCHGNTDLALLVLLARGIVVPT; encoded by the exons GACTTCCCAGGATTGATTTCAGTGGCATCTCAGTGCCTAGATCACTGGGGGTCAGAAATCCAGGGTCCGGAGCAACTAACCAGCACCAACCAGTGCCAACTCCCAGTACCTCTACTGTATCTGCTCCCTCCATGACACCTTCACACAGTTTGGAAAATAATCCAGCGTTACTCCGGGACATGCTTTTGGCCAATCCACATGAGCTGTCACTGTTGAAGGAGAGGAATCCCCCATTGGCTGAGGCTCTTCTTAGTGGAGATGTTG ataaGTTTACAAGAGTGCTTCGAGAGCAGCAGTTGGAACGCGCCCGCCGTGAACAGGAGAGAATCCGACTTCTGAATGCTGATCCCTTTGATCTGGAGGCACAGGCTAAAATTGAGGAAGACATCAG GCAGCAGAACATTGAGGAGAACATGACAATTGCAATGGAAGAATCGCCAGAGAGCTTTGGTCAGGTGGTAATGCTCTACATCAATTGTAAGGTTAATGGGAATCCAGTTAAGGCATTTGTAGATTCAG GAGCACAGATGACGATCATGAGCCAGGCATGTGCGGAGAGATGCAACATCATGCGCTTGGCTGACAGGCGGTGGGCAGGGATCGCTAAAGGTGTTGGAACACAAAAAATTATTGGCAGGGTCCACTTAG CCCAGATTCAGATTGAAGGTGACTTTCTCCCTTGCTCCTTCTCCCTCCTGGAAGATCAGCCAATGGATATGTTGCTTGGACTCGACATGCTCAAAAGGCATCAG TGTTCAATTGATCTGAAGCGCAATGTACTGGTTATAGGCACCACAGGCACAGAGACACGCTTCTTATCTGAAGCAGAGCTGCCAGACTGTGCCAGGTTGGCATACGGTATGCCACGAGATGATCTCCGCCCTGAGGAATTAGCAGATCAAGAGCTGGCTGAAGCACTACACAGATCAGCAGAGGAATCTG gaAACGAAAATGGCAAAACTACCTCATTGGAGAGCCCTTCATTACCAGCACCTCATCATCTACATCTTCCTCTTCCTATTACAAGAAGTGACCTATCAGAACTTCCCCAACCCCAAAATCAGTTGGACCGCTCTTTATCAGTTCCCGCTAGCCTTCCCTCACAAAACCAGAAGAAACTTGAATTTTCAGATGCAAAAAGCTTTCAGATCCCTGAGCGCATGGAAACCGAGGCAGAAAACCAGAAGCCTTTACAATCATTAGATAATCTGTTGACTTCTCTGTCTCCAGATAGTCTGTCTGCTTCTTCTCAGGCATCATTAGGAGAAAAGCACATACCCCAACACAAAAACATTTATTGTAGTCCACAGAACAGTCTGAAGCATCCAAGTTCAGATGCTGGCAATGAATTTCTGCCAAAACGTGTATTGACAGACATGAGTTCACAGAAAACTGGCATGGAAATGTATGATGCACAGGAAGACCAAAGTGAAAGAACAAAAACTCAGCTGGAAAACCTAAACAAAGAAAGAATGGATTTGGAGGAGCCACTAGTAAGAAAAACTGTAGAGTGTTCTCAATCAGTACAATCAAATACTGATTCTATGTTTGATATGATTGTGGATAACACATCAACCCAAGTACCCTCAACTAATGGCTCCCCTAGTAGTAACGAAGTGCAGCAGCCCAGTGAAATTGGAAAGGGAATTGATGATCCAGATACCAATCTGCAGCACATCACTGTACCATCTGAAATAGACGTCAGAACAGATGATCCGTGTAGTTGTCAGAAGAAAACTGAGATTGGTGGAAGACCATTAAATGATGCTTTAATTGGGAACAATGAGATTTGTGATGCTGGAATGATGTGCTGCACAGAGCAGCAGGTAGAGAATGTGGCATCAACAAATTCAAACATCCACAACCAGGAGGAGAAAGCCCTTATTTCTGAAAAGGAACTTGAGAAAAACTGTCCAAACTCCTGTCCACTTGAGGTGGATATACCTGTTGAGTTTACAAATGATGACACGGAAGAACAGTCTGAAGTTGTTTTTGATGTTGGTAAAAAGCAAGAAGAGATACATTTGTGTACTGAGATTAAAATGTCTTCCGATCAGCAGCATCAGACTTCAGAATCCAGTCAGTATGATTCACACCTATcccctgtggccactttattcgaaTTGCATCGTGAATTAGTTTCTTCTTGTCAGGAAACTTCCTTGCAGGTGTCAGCCAAATTAGACGATCATAATCAGCCAGTCACAACAAATCAGGAAGAACACTTTCAGCAAATGGAGGTCTGTAATGAGTGCTTAGAGAATGATGCCTTAAATGAGCTATGTCTTAACGCAGAACTGATACCTGAAATGGAAAAGGAGCCAGAGTTGGCAGCTGAATCTGAAACTTCTAACAGAGACATACCCATCCACATGACACATGATGAATCTGAGGAAATTTTGATACAGGAAACAAAGGACATGGATGGGGATTTCATTCTTGTGTCGAAACATTTACCTAATGAAATGGAGGTTTCCCCAAGTGACAAATTGTTGGAGGCCCAAGAATTATCACTACACAATATCAAATATGCATCTGACACTGCAGTAGTTAAAAGTAGTCAGACATCTCAAAGTACTGAGACGCATTTGGTAACACATAACGTAGGTAGTTGTGCAGAGGTTTCAGGTGCTTCAGTGATGTGTGAAGAGACTGTGGAAGCCACCATGGATCAACCTGAAAGGCATTCTCTGGATAGTCCTGCTGAACTATGCTCTTCAGATTTGTCAAACCAGCTTTTCCCAGCAGCGAACATCGAACGAATAAGAACATCAGGATTTAGTCAGCAGGAAGCAGTGGAAGCTCTTGAACGTTGTCATGGAAACACAGATTTGGCTCTTCTGGTTCTTCTCGCAAGAGGAATTGTGGTTCCTACGTGA